The DNA sequence TTCCTTTTATTGTTATTTccttcattaaatatttacagTATTTCATATAGATTATTCAAACTAATACCAACATCTCATTGCATCCAACCCAAATTGCTTATAATTATTGCTAATCAAGAATTGCGCCAAGctcacaaattaattaacagataatttaagaaaaatgaaatttaaagaattttgaCTATAAATCCTTAGTTGTTTATATGTGAGCCCAAATATGATTGTAAAGGAAAATTGGTGCCATAATgtagaagagagaagagagtagAGAGTAGTGTTTGTATATCATCCACAAGTTTACAAGCATTCTtacaatcattttatagatCTCTCTTTGTAAAGCCATGGAAGGAGTGTCTTCAGCTGCCATCGAAGTTCTTATCCAAAACCTGATCAACCTTTTCAAGGACGAGTACTCTCTATTTCGGGGTCTCGGTGAAGATGCCCAGCAGCTGCAGAGGACTCTGGGGATGATTCAAGCCTACATGAAAGACGCTGAGAAGAAATCCATCACCCAAGATTCTGTCAGGATCTGGTTGAGGGAGCTTGAAGCCGTGGCTTTCGATGCTGACAATGTCTTGGACGAACTCAACTATCAACTTCTCcacaaaaaagtaaagaaaatgagGACATTTAAAGCCAAGGATAAGGTTCTATCATGTTTCTCATCCTTTAATGGCATTTTGCATTGGCGTGATGTGGTTCACacaatcaaacaaatcaatGCTACTTTTGAGTGTATGAACAAAAGGGCAACAGAGCTTGGCCTTCAAAGCATAGTTGCGAGTGCACCTGCGGCTGTTGCTCATACTTCCATTGAGACGGATTCGTTCAGTCTTGATCCAATCTTTGTTGGAAGAGATGATGATGTGCCTAAACTAGTTGACGTGCTCACCCACATCCAGGATAATCGGATCTTTTCCATGGTTGTTGTGGTCGGAATGGGGGGTATGGGGAAAACTACCTTGACTAGGAAAGTCTTTAATCATGAAAGCTTAAAGTCTCGATTCGGATCACTTATTTGGGttcatgtttctcaaacatttgaTCCCATTattcttttcaaaaaaatccTTTCAGCATTAACTTCAAATATTGGTGATGGAGTTGAGAGCAGGGAACTTATCTTGAAAAGGCTTCAAGAAGTTCTCAAGTCTAATACTTatcttcttgttcttgatgATGTATGGAATGAAGATATTTCAAAATGGGAAGACTTTACAAACTCCATAATGGGAGTTACTTCAACGAACGGAAATGGCATTATCATTACAACCAGGAGTGAAAAAGCTGCTTCTATTGTTAACCCATTTCATATTCATCATTTGAGTAACTTATCAAATGAAGACTGTTGGTCAATAATCAAAGCCAAaacttttgatgaaaatggAGAAGTGCCATCAGGATTCGAGATGATTGGAAGGAAGATTGCTAAAAGATGTCAGGGTTTGCCCTTAGCTGCCAATGTAGTTGGAGGAGTGCTTCGCGGAAAGTCCGTAGAAGAATGGTGCCTCATCAATGAAAATTGGCTTTCAAATGTTGAAGAAGGTGAAATTAtctcaaaaatattgaaattgagcTTTGATCACCTCTCTTCACCATCGCTCAAGAAGTGCTTCACGTTTTGTTCGGTTTTCCCCAAAGGGTGGGAAATCAAGAAGCAGGAGTTGATTGAACTATGGATGGCGGAAGGGTTTCTTCAACCAAGTCGAAGAGATGACATGGAGTCTGTGGGCaacatgttatttaatatgcTTCTTCAAAATTCTTTGTTGCAAGTTGCTAAGAAAGATGATTATGGAAATATTTTGGAGTGTGTGATGCATGATCTTGTGCATGATCTTGCATCTTTTGTCTTAACCAATAATGCTGACGACATTACTCCAGTTCAATACATGTTTCTCAACGAAGAATTAAGTCCTATTTCAAAAAGAGTGGCCAAGCATTTGCGTACATTATTCTTGGAAGGTGGAACTTTTGGTACTATATTCTCAGACTTTGAATGTTTGCATAATCTAACTCTTTCTGGTGATTATAAAGAGCTGCCCAATTCAATCAGGAAGTTGGTAAATTTGaggaatttgaatatttcaaatacaaaaattgtAAACTCGCCGAAGTGGATTGGTGAACTCCATCACTTGCAAACATTAAGAGCATGCTGGAACTTAGAGAAACTGCCAAGTACATTGAAGTACATGTTTAACTTAAGGCATCTTCATATCGGTCCTAATACAAAGTTGGCAGCGGAGATTGGGAGATTAACTAGTCTCCAAACACTGCCTTACTTTACAGTAGGCAAAGAGAAGGGCTACCAAATTGGAGAGCTAGGAAGTTTGAAGAATCTAAAAGGAACACTAGAGATTCGTAACCTGGAGATGGTGCGTGATAGGGAAGAGGCTCTGAAAGcaaatatatttcagaaaccAAAGTTATTTGATTTGGTGTTTGTATGGAGTGATGATAGAGAAGATGAAAGAAATGATGAGAGTGTGTTGGAAGGCCTCCAACCTCATTCAAATCTGAAAAAGTTGGAGATTCAAGGATTCAAAGGCATAAGGTTTCCAACGTGGGCTGAGAAGATGGCAGTACGTGATGGGCCTCAAGGATCTTGGGTACCACTTGATAACTTGATTGAGTTAAAACTCTTTGGGTGCTCAGAAATTGAGGAAATCCCAACACTGGAGCACTTGCCTAATCTCAAGTCTCTTTCTTTGAAAGAACTGAAGAAGGTGAAGTTGATAAATGTTTCTTTAAATCATTTAACATCACTCGAAATAAATGATTTAGAGACACTGGAATGTCTGCCAGAATGGATATTTAATAACAATCAGAATCTCTCAGATTTGCAGATACACAACTGTCCTGTGTTGAGAGAATTACCAGATGGCTTGGACACCCTTAATTCTTTGGagattttgtatattttgagTTGTGAGAATCTGAAGTCTATTGGGAATCCAAGTGGTGGAGCACGGCAATCCCAAGGGATCCTTCATACACTGATTATTGGAGGGTGCGTAGAGCTGACGGAACTGCCGTGTCAAATGATAGAGTCATGGGCCCCTACAATCttatttctcattttgatAGAATTAAAGAGCCTAAAGAATCTACCAATGCTAATTGACTGTCTAGCCAAATCATCTACTCGTCTCTTTGCATTGATGATCACAGGTGTTCCGAAATTGATGGGTGCTAGTAGTGGTAGTGTTGAGAGTTGGGATCTTAGCAGCTTGATAACATTATACATAGACGTGAGTGTGGGATGGTCAAGAGAGGATAGTGATGGCATTGCAGAGACTGTGGAAGGGATGCTGCAAAGATGCTGCAACTCACTTGCATGGTTAACTTTGAAGGGGGTGGAAAATTGGGAGTGGCTGCCCCAATCAATTCAAAATCTCACTCGTCTTTGGAATTTAACGCTAGAGAATATATTGATAGAAGAATTACCCCAATGGTTGGGGAACTTCTCATCTCTTAGAGAGTTATATCTATATAGTTGCAATAAGTTGAAGTGTCTGCCCTCTGTGGATGCAATGAAGCACCTCACTGAATTAGAAGTGTTAGATATTAGAGATTGCCCGGAACTACGTATTGATTTGGAGTGGCGCAACCACCATCACCATGTACAAATCATGGTCGATGACCAACCTGTATGATGCTGTAGCAACTAGCAATTaagtattatttcttttcatacCTCTGTTTATATATCTCCTGCGGTTTTACATATATTTCCAAAActaccaaatttttttaagtaagaACCATCAAATCTTAGATAAATCAATTGAGAAATATTGATGGTATATGATTTTTGGCGTTATAGTATAGTTTGTGTGAAAGATGTTTCtgtaaaattttttgtttgtgatgtgtacctttttcttcattgtctTCTTTCATCAAACGTTGctaatatatgaaaatcatAAATGTACTATACTATTAACTGGAAAATTAGCTTTTGCAGTGCTAAATGTACATATGCAGTAAGTCATTCTCTTGTGCTTTATTTCACTTGCTCTGTAATGAAGGCAGGTGTTACATTTATGACTATACAACTCGAATAATAGATTCCGATTCATCTCTATATATTTCTGTTTTCTGTTACATTTATGTTTGCTTGGACAATTAGGTGTTTTCTGACACTCAGTAGCTGCCCAGAATGTGAAGAACTCCCGACACTGGGACACTTGCCAAATCTCAAATCTCTTAGTTTGAGGAGATTGAGCAATGTGAGGTCGACAAATTCTTCATTCAACGGGACTGCGAACAGCAAAGGAGTCATCTTTCCCGCACTTGAAAGTATCTTACTGTCGAATATGGCTGTCTTGAACGAGTGGAAAATAGAACTTTCCAATGAAGTGAAGGTATTTCCTCGCCTTAAGTCCTTAAAAATGTATCACTGTTACAATTTGGAATGTCTGCCAGACTTGTTATTCCATAACACCCTTCATCTATCAGAGTTGGATATAAGGCATTGCTCCAAGTTGAGAGAATTACCAGATGGTCTACACGCCCTCAATCATTTGGAGCAGATGATCATTAGAGGCTGTTGAGAGCTGACGAAAATGGTTGAGCCATTTCCAAGTGGTGGGGGGAGTTTAAGTTCCCTCCGTAGTTTGGAGATTCGTGATTGCCAAGAGCTGACAAAAATAGTGGAGCCATCAGCGCCTTCGCTCACCAAAGTGTGTGTGGTGGATCTAAGTAGTGTTCAAAACCTACCCAAGTTTCTTGATTGCTTGGCCGAATCACCTTTGCTAGAACAACTGACTGTTGTTAGTGTCCCTGAAGTCACCGTGTCCACTTCTAGTGTCGAAATCTGGCCATTTCACAGCTTGAAAAAATTGGAGATAGGCGTTAGCATGCAGTGGTCAGAAGAGAATCCCGAGGTCATTAAAGTGAGAGTTGATGGCATATTGAAAAACTGCCACTCACTTTGTGAGCTATCTTTGACAGGTCTAGAAATGTGGGATTCTTTGCCAGACTCAATGCAACATTTCAATGCTCTTTACAGTTTAGAGTTGGAGAATTTTGGAGTAAAAGCATTGCCTAAATGGTTTGGAGGGCTCTCATCTCTAAAAAGGTTGTGCCTAACAGATTTTACAAACTTGAGGAGTCTGTATCCCTCAATGCAGAGCCTCACCAAATTACAGGAGTTGCACATTCGCGATTGTCCACTGATACGGATTGAATCTGAGAGGCACAAGATCTTGAATCGCAGCACCAATATCTACGTTAATGGTCACAAGCTTTAAATCTGTTGCTCAATTGTAAGTGTAATCTTCCCTTGTTTattcatacaaaaagtttacTATTAATATCATCAAGGTATTGATTCTACATCAGGCTCAGTGTGCTTTTTGGAAGTCTTTTGTAGTTAAATCATCCAATCTTAGATAAATCAATTTAgaaatattgataatatatgGTTTTGTTGTTATAGGTACAGTTTGGGTGACCTCAGAACTTCAACAGGGCAGATGCAGTTGGCGTCATCATTGTCGGTGTCCCAAGTTACCAACGTGCTAATGAATTGAGGTCTGGAATCTTCTAAATCTTAATGCTCTGTAAATATTTTACCTTGTGCTGTGCACCTTTTTCTTTCATGAAACTTTGCTAATATATGAGAATCATAAATGAGCCATACTAAAAACAGGAAAAGTAGCTTTGGCAGTGCTAAATCATCCTTCCTCTTGTGCTTTCTTTCACTTGTATCCCCAATGAAGGCAGACTATAAAAATCGAATAATAGATTTggattcattatttatatatttctattttctggTTGTGACAACGGTATGTGTGGTCGGACCATAAGGTGTTTAGCACTTTTGAAGTTCGAACAAGAAGTGCGTGCACCAGGAATAAGACGTTGACACGTCAAGGCTCGTTGAAGATGTGTTTCGTAGAGAAGTTACTTCATTGGAATGAAAAGTTATCCTCGATCCGCCCAGCACGCTTTAGTCGAACAAAGTTAGACGCGCTTAAGTTTATGATTTAATGTATTCCATAATGgtctttttctaaaaattctatctatttataataattgtattcttgcaattcatatttaatgtcaaattttatagtactaaaacaaagacttcaCTTGCCTTGTGCCGACTCTAAGCGCACTGCTGAAAGTAATGAAATTCCACAAcctatacatatttatttagtttgttttataaatattagattGCTAATCTATATTAAGTAATGATGTATTTAGAAGCACAAGTAAATAGTCATTCTtagtaaaatgaaattttactTGCATCTGTCAGCATAAGAATATACCAACGTTAGGATAAGATTGCTCACCTTTATATTCCAAACCAATCATGCAAAAGGGTGGGCCACAATTGATTATTGATCAGTGAGAATT is a window from the Salvia hispanica cultivar TCC Black 2014 chromosome 1, UniMelb_Shisp_WGS_1.0, whole genome shotgun sequence genome containing:
- the LOC125220281 gene encoding putative disease resistance protein RGA3 isoform X2 encodes the protein MEGVSSAAIEVLIQNLINLFKDEYSLFRGLGEDAQQLQRTLGMIQAYMKDAEKKSITQDSVRIWLRELEAVAFDADNVLDELNYQLLHKKVKKMRTFKAKDKVLSCFSSFNGILHWRDVVHTIKQINATFECMNKRATELGLQSIVASAPAAVAHTSIETDSFSLDPIFVGRDDDVPKLVDVLTHIQDNRIFSMVVVVGMGGMGKTTLTRKVFNHESLKSRFGSLIWVHVSQTFDPIILFKKILSALTSNIGDGVESRELILKRLQEVLKSNTYLLVLDDVWNEDISKWEDFTNSIMGVTSTNGNGIIITTRSEKAASIVNPFHIHHLSNLSNEDCWSIIKAKTFDENGEVPSGFEMIGRKIAKRCQGLPLAANVVGGVLRGKSVEEWCLINENWLSNVEEGEIISKILKLSFDHLSSPSLKKCFTFCSVFPKGWEIKKQELIELWMAEGFLQPSRRDDMESVGNMLFNMLLQNSLLQVAKKDDYGNILECVMHDLVHDLASFVLTNNADDITPVQYMFLNEELSPISKRVAKHLRTLFLEGGTFGTIFSDFECLHNLTLSGDYKELPNSIRKLVNLRNLNISNTKIVNSPKWIGELHHLQTLRACWNLEKLPSTLKYMFNLRHLHIGPNTKLAAEIGRLTSLQTLPYFTVGKEKGYQIGELGSLKNLKGTLEIRNLEMVRDREEALKANIFQKPKLFDLVFVWSDDREDERNDESVLEGLQPHSNLKKLEIQGFKGIRFPTWAEKMAVRDGPQGSWVPLDNLIELKLFGCSEIEEIPTLEHLPNLKSLSLKELKKICRYTTVLC
- the LOC125220281 gene encoding putative disease resistance protein RGA1 isoform X1, with protein sequence MEGVSSAAIEVLIQNLINLFKDEYSLFRGLGEDAQQLQRTLGMIQAYMKDAEKKSITQDSVRIWLRELEAVAFDADNVLDELNYQLLHKKVKKMRTFKAKDKVLSCFSSFNGILHWRDVVHTIKQINATFECMNKRATELGLQSIVASAPAAVAHTSIETDSFSLDPIFVGRDDDVPKLVDVLTHIQDNRIFSMVVVVGMGGMGKTTLTRKVFNHESLKSRFGSLIWVHVSQTFDPIILFKKILSALTSNIGDGVESRELILKRLQEVLKSNTYLLVLDDVWNEDISKWEDFTNSIMGVTSTNGNGIIITTRSEKAASIVNPFHIHHLSNLSNEDCWSIIKAKTFDENGEVPSGFEMIGRKIAKRCQGLPLAANVVGGVLRGKSVEEWCLINENWLSNVEEGEIISKILKLSFDHLSSPSLKKCFTFCSVFPKGWEIKKQELIELWMAEGFLQPSRRDDMESVGNMLFNMLLQNSLLQVAKKDDYGNILECVMHDLVHDLASFVLTNNADDITPVQYMFLNEELSPISKRVAKHLRTLFLEGGTFGTIFSDFECLHNLTLSGDYKELPNSIRKLVNLRNLNISNTKIVNSPKWIGELHHLQTLRACWNLEKLPSTLKYMFNLRHLHIGPNTKLAAEIGRLTSLQTLPYFTVGKEKGYQIGELGSLKNLKGTLEIRNLEMVRDREEALKANIFQKPKLFDLVFVWSDDREDERNDESVLEGLQPHSNLKKLEIQGFKGIRFPTWAEKMAVRDGPQGSWVPLDNLIELKLFGCSEIEEIPTLEHLPNLKSLSLKELKKVKLINVSLNHLTSLEINDLETLECLPEWIFNNNQNLSDLQIHNCPVLRELPDGLDTLNSLEILYILSCENLKSIGNPSGGARQSQGILHTLIIGGCVELTELPCQMIESWAPTILFLILIELKSLKNLPMLIDCLAKSSTRLFALMITGVPKLMGASSGSVESWDLSSLITLYIDVSVGWSREDSDGIAETVEGMLQRCCNSLAWLTLKGVENWEWLPQSIQNLTRLWNLTLENILIEELPQWLGNFSSLRELYLYSCNKLKCLPSVDAMKHLTELEVLDIRDCPELRIDLEWRNHHHHVQIMVDDQPV